A genomic region of Azoarcus sp. KH32C contains the following coding sequences:
- the paaN gene encoding phenylacetic acid degradation protein PaaN — MSVTPAQLFDKHHGTLEAAVQAIHTRGYWTPYPEMPSPKIYGETAQDDGRKAVEACFGREFELGQPGQTGWMATERSPYGVELGVRYPVCDAEALIAAAQAAMPAWQRIGAQGRAGVCMEILERLNKRSFEIAHAVMLTTGQGWMMAFQAGGPHAQDRGLEALAYAWDAMKAVPAETVWEKPQGKNPPLKMQKHFEIVGRGVALVIGCGTFPTWNTYPGLFAALATGNPVIVKPHGNAILPAAITVRIAREVLAEAGLDPNLVTLAAFDKRDATQKLATHPAVKSIDFTGGNTFGQWLIDNARQAQVYAELAGVNNVVIESTDNYKAMLRNLAFTLCLYSGQMCTTTQAILVPAGGIDTDQGHKSYDEVCADLAAAIDKFLADPAVATAVLGAIQSPDTLTRIAEAVEYGRVVRPSTKIEHAEFPRAEVRSPLLLACDAADEKSYMEERFGPISFVVRVADGAAAIALSERIVREHGALTVGVYSTKPDVIDAMTEATWRAGVALSINLTGGVFVNQSAGFSDYHGVGMNPAANASYSDSAFVANRFRVVQRRYHID; from the coding sequence ATGTCAGTCACGCCCGCGCAGCTGTTCGACAAGCATCACGGCACGCTCGAAGCCGCCGTCCAGGCCATCCATACCCGCGGCTATTGGACGCCCTACCCCGAGATGCCCAGCCCCAAGATCTACGGCGAAACCGCCCAGGACGATGGCCGCAAAGCCGTCGAAGCCTGCTTCGGCCGCGAGTTCGAGCTCGGCCAGCCGGGCCAGACCGGCTGGATGGCCACCGAGCGCTCGCCCTACGGCGTCGAGTTGGGCGTGCGCTATCCGGTGTGCGATGCCGAGGCGCTGATCGCCGCGGCGCAAGCCGCGATGCCGGCTTGGCAGCGCATCGGCGCGCAGGGCCGCGCCGGCGTGTGCATGGAGATCCTCGAACGCCTGAACAAGAGAAGCTTCGAGATCGCCCACGCGGTGATGCTGACCACGGGCCAGGGCTGGATGATGGCCTTCCAGGCCGGCGGCCCGCACGCGCAGGACCGCGGCCTCGAAGCGCTCGCCTACGCATGGGACGCGATGAAGGCCGTGCCGGCCGAGACCGTCTGGGAAAAGCCCCAGGGCAAGAACCCGCCGCTGAAGATGCAGAAGCACTTCGAGATCGTCGGCCGCGGCGTCGCGCTCGTGATCGGCTGCGGCACCTTCCCGACCTGGAACACCTATCCCGGCCTCTTCGCCGCGCTCGCGACCGGCAACCCGGTGATCGTCAAACCGCACGGCAACGCGATCCTGCCCGCGGCCATCACGGTGCGCATCGCACGCGAAGTGCTTGCCGAGGCGGGCCTCGACCCGAACCTCGTCACGCTCGCTGCCTTCGACAAGCGCGACGCGACGCAGAAGCTCGCGACCCATCCGGCCGTCAAATCGATCGACTTCACCGGCGGCAACACCTTCGGCCAGTGGCTGATCGACAACGCCCGCCAGGCGCAGGTCTATGCCGAGCTCGCCGGCGTGAACAACGTCGTCATCGAATCGACCGATAACTACAAGGCGATGCTGCGCAATCTCGCCTTCACGCTGTGCCTGTATTCGGGCCAGATGTGCACGACGACGCAGGCGATCCTCGTCCCCGCCGGCGGCATCGACACCGACCAGGGGCACAAGAGCTACGACGAAGTCTGCGCGGATCTCGCCGCGGCTATCGACAAGTTCCTCGCCGACCCGGCCGTCGCCACCGCGGTACTCGGCGCGATCCAGTCGCCCGACACGCTCACCCGCATCGCCGAAGCCGTCGAATACGGCCGCGTCGTGCGCCCCTCGACGAAGATCGAGCACGCCGAATTCCCGCGGGCCGAGGTCCGCAGCCCGCTCCTGCTCGCCTGCGACGCCGCCGACGAGAAGAGCTATATGGAAGAGCGCTTCGGCCCGATCAGCTTCGTCGTCCGGGTCGCTGACGGCGCCGCGGCGATTGCCCTGTCCGAACGCATCGTGCGCGAGCATGGCGCGCTCACCGTCGGCGTCTATTCGACCAAGCCCGACGTCATCGACGCGATGACCGAAGCCACGTGGCGCGCGGGTGTCGCACTGTCGATCAACCTGACGGGGGGCGTCTTCGTTAACCAGTCAGCGGGCTTCTCCGACTATCATGGAGTCGGCATGAACCCGGCCGCCAACGCCAGCTACTCCGACAGCGCCTTCGTCGCGAACCGCTTCCGCGTCGTGCAGCGGCGTTACCACATCGACTGA
- the paaG gene encoding 2-(1,2-epoxy-1,2-dihydrophenyl)acetyl-CoA isomerase PaaG, whose amino-acid sequence MSSQLGSTEWGMQGETIRLEVIDGVATLTLNRPDRLNSFTTQMHEEVRAALAKVKEGRATGVVRVLVLTGAGRGFCAGQDLADRAVAPGAAPVDLGESVEKNYKPLVLALRSLELPVIAAVNGVAAGAGASLALACDLVFAARSASFIQSFSKLGVVPDTGGSWILPRLVGPARAMGMALLGEKLSAEQAEAWGLIWKCVDDEALMPTVQQVAAGLAKGPTFGYAKTKQALWASSTNDFETQLNLERDLMTVCGQSNDYREGVAAFIEKRTPRFKGD is encoded by the coding sequence ATGAGCAGCCAGCTGGGCAGTACCGAATGGGGCATGCAGGGCGAGACGATTCGCCTGGAAGTGATCGACGGCGTCGCGACGCTGACGCTGAACCGGCCGGATCGGTTGAATTCCTTCACGACGCAGATGCACGAAGAAGTGCGTGCGGCGCTGGCCAAGGTGAAGGAGGGGCGTGCGACGGGCGTCGTGCGGGTGCTGGTGCTTACTGGCGCGGGGCGCGGTTTCTGTGCGGGACAGGATCTGGCGGACCGCGCGGTCGCGCCGGGCGCTGCGCCGGTCGATCTGGGCGAATCGGTCGAGAAGAACTACAAGCCGCTGGTGCTCGCGCTGCGCAGCCTGGAGTTGCCGGTGATCGCTGCGGTCAATGGTGTCGCAGCCGGTGCCGGCGCGAGCCTCGCGCTCGCCTGCGATCTGGTGTTCGCGGCGCGCTCGGCGAGCTTCATCCAGTCCTTCAGCAAGCTCGGCGTCGTGCCGGACACCGGCGGCAGCTGGATTCTGCCGCGTCTCGTGGGCCCGGCCCGCGCGATGGGCATGGCACTCTTGGGCGAGAAGCTCTCCGCCGAACAGGCCGAGGCCTGGGGGTTGATCTGGAAGTGCGTCGATGACGAGGCGCTGATGCCGACGGTGCAGCAGGTCGCCGCCGGTCTCGCGAAAGGGCCGACCTTCGGTTACGCGAAGACCAAGCAGGCGCTGTGGGCGAGCTCGACGAACGACTTCGAGACCCAGCTCAATCTCGAGCGCGACTTGATGACGGTGTGCGGCCAGTCGAACGACTACCGCGAAGGGGTCGCCGCCTTCATCGAAAAGCGCACGCCTCGGTTCAAGGGGGACTGA
- the paaH gene encoding 3-hydroxyacyl-CoA dehydrogenase PaaH, whose protein sequence is MAALGKDVKVLVVGAGAMGSGIAQVAARAGHTVYLYDGRTEAIAAGCAAIEKDLKFLVSKGKLDEAEAEATLARVVPVAILAGAEDAGLAIEAIVENLDVKRKLFAELEGLLGTEAILATNTSALSINAMAAGLARPGRVVGMHFFNPAPRMALVEIVSGLNTEREVADSLYATAREWGKMPVHAASTPGFIVNRVARPYYAEALRVLAEHEAEPATLDAILREGCGFAMGPFELIDLIGHDINFAVTKSVFEAYFCDRRYAPSQFQQELVAAGRLGRKTGRGIYEYGELAAKPVPQDEPPQDGESRITVVGDIGAAAPLLARLEAAGIEVRRESGMHGRRGWMQIGAARVALTDGRTATFRAVEEHCPNLVLFDLCLDYSTSSRIGLTRADQCGLGALRAVAGTFQKAGFKVSVIDDVAGLIALRTVAMLANEAADAVLQGVASARDVDTAMRYGTNYPKGGPLAWADMLGAGFVVDVLANLKEHYGEERYRVSPLLRRKAYNGEALYD, encoded by the coding sequence ATGGCGGCTCTCGGTAAAGACGTGAAGGTGTTGGTCGTCGGTGCCGGCGCGATGGGCAGCGGCATTGCCCAAGTCGCGGCGCGCGCGGGCCACACCGTGTATCTCTACGACGGTCGCACGGAAGCGATCGCGGCCGGCTGCGCGGCAATCGAGAAGGATCTGAAATTCCTCGTGTCGAAGGGCAAGCTCGACGAGGCCGAGGCGGAGGCGACGCTGGCGCGTGTGGTGCCGGTCGCGATACTGGCGGGCGCGGAAGACGCGGGCCTCGCGATCGAGGCGATCGTCGAGAACCTCGACGTGAAGCGCAAGCTCTTTGCCGAACTCGAAGGCCTGCTCGGCACGGAGGCGATTCTCGCGACCAATACCTCCGCGCTGTCGATCAATGCGATGGCGGCCGGGCTCGCGCGTCCCGGTCGCGTCGTCGGGATGCACTTCTTCAACCCGGCGCCGCGCATGGCGCTGGTCGAAATCGTGTCAGGGCTCAACACCGAGCGCGAGGTCGCCGACAGCCTGTACGCGACCGCGCGCGAGTGGGGCAAGATGCCGGTGCATGCGGCGTCGACGCCCGGCTTCATCGTCAATCGCGTCGCGCGTCCCTATTACGCCGAGGCGTTGCGCGTGCTCGCCGAGCACGAGGCGGAGCCCGCGACGCTGGACGCGATCCTGCGCGAAGGCTGCGGCTTCGCGATGGGCCCGTTCGAACTGATCGATTTGATCGGTCACGATATCAATTTCGCGGTCACGAAGTCGGTCTTCGAAGCCTACTTCTGCGACCGCCGTTACGCGCCGAGCCAGTTCCAGCAGGAACTCGTCGCCGCCGGGCGCCTCGGGCGCAAGACCGGGCGCGGCATCTATGAATACGGCGAGCTCGCCGCGAAGCCGGTGCCGCAGGACGAGCCGCCGCAGGACGGCGAATCGCGCATCACGGTGGTCGGGGACATCGGCGCCGCGGCGCCCTTGCTTGCGCGGCTGGAGGCCGCCGGCATCGAGGTGCGTCGCGAATCCGGCATGCATGGACGCCGCGGCTGGATGCAGATCGGTGCCGCGCGCGTCGCGCTGACCGATGGCCGCACCGCCACCTTCCGTGCGGTCGAGGAGCATTGCCCGAACCTCGTCCTCTTCGACCTCTGCCTGGATTATTCGACGAGCAGCCGCATCGGGCTCACGCGCGCCGACCAGTGCGGGCTCGGTGCGCTGCGAGCGGTCGCCGGCACCTTCCAGAAAGCCGGCTTCAAGGTCAGCGTGATCGACGACGTCGCCGGGCTGATCGCGCTGCGTACCGTCGCGATGCTCGCGAACGAGGCCGCCGACGCCGTGCTGCAGGGCGTGGCGAGCGCGCGCGACGTCGATACCGCGATGCGCTACGGCACGAACTACCCGAAGGGCGGGCCGCTCGCGTGGGCCGACATGCTCGGCGCGGGCTTCGTCGTCGATGTGCTCGCGAACCTGAAGGAGCACTACGGCGAGGAGCGTTACCGCGTGTCGCCGCTGCTACGCCGCAAGGCCTACAACGGCGAGGCGCTGTATGACTGA
- the paaI gene encoding hydroxyphenylacetyl-CoA thioesterase PaaI → MTEAGYRDMTNGLDPQTVAERVRDGMSENDRVLRANGIRFEAVGPGYAKLTMTVREEMLNGFAICHGGFITVLADTAFAYACNSYNEQTVASGISLDFMAPGRPGDLLCAEAKEVFAAGRTGVYDISVTNQKGELIAVMRGKSYRLKGRAVVEL, encoded by the coding sequence ATGACTGAGGCCGGTTACCGCGACATGACGAACGGACTCGACCCGCAGACCGTCGCCGAGCGCGTGCGCGACGGCATGTCGGAGAACGACCGCGTGCTGCGCGCGAACGGCATCCGCTTCGAGGCGGTCGGCCCCGGCTACGCGAAGCTGACGATGACGGTGCGCGAGGAGATGCTGAACGGCTTCGCGATCTGCCACGGCGGCTTCATCACGGTGCTTGCCGACACGGCTTTCGCCTATGCGTGCAACAGCTACAACGAGCAGACCGTCGCCTCCGGCATCAGCCTCGATTTCATGGCGCCGGGCCGCCCCGGCGACCTGCTGTGTGCTGAGGCGAAGGAGGTGTTCGCCGCGGGACGCACCGGCGTGTACGACATCAGCGTCACGAACCAGAAGGGAGAGCTGATCGCGGTGATGCGCGGCAAGTCCTACCGGCTGAAGGGCCGGGCGGTCGTCGAGCTGTGA
- the paaK gene encoding phenylacetate--CoA ligase PaaK, whose product MPVRTPPPADLEPIEKASQDELRALQLERLKWSVRHAYENVPHYRQSFDAKGVHPDDLKTLEDLAKFPFTAKSDLRDNYPFGMFAVPREKVARVHASSGTTGKPTVVGYTLKDIDTWATVVARSIRAAGGRPGDMVHVSYGYGLFTGGLGAHYGAEKLGCTVVPMSGGQTEKQIQVIQDFKPDIIMVTPSYMLTVLDEMERMGIDPHSTSLKIGIFGAEPWTQGMREAVEARAGIDAVDIYGLSEVMGPGVASECVETKDGPVIWEDHFYPEIIDPRTGEVLPDGSEGELVFTSLTKEAMPVIRYRTRDLTRLLPPTARSMRRMAKITGRSDDMLIIRGVNLFPTQIEELICHMPKLAPQYLLEVDKDGHMDTLTVKVEVNPEANVGRHPEQKEALAKELAHRIKTHIGVSSKVIVGEPFSIERVTVGKAKRVIDRRPK is encoded by the coding sequence ATGCCCGTAAGAACCCCGCCGCCAGCCGATCTGGAGCCGATCGAAAAGGCCAGCCAGGACGAACTGCGCGCGCTGCAGCTGGAACGACTGAAGTGGAGCGTACGCCACGCGTACGAGAACGTGCCGCACTACCGCCAGAGCTTCGACGCGAAGGGCGTGCATCCGGACGACCTGAAGACGCTCGAAGACCTCGCGAAGTTTCCCTTCACCGCGAAGAGCGACCTGCGCGACAACTACCCCTTCGGGATGTTCGCGGTGCCGCGCGAGAAGGTGGCGCGCGTGCATGCGTCGTCCGGCACGACCGGCAAGCCGACGGTGGTCGGCTACACGCTGAAAGACATCGACACCTGGGCGACGGTGGTCGCGCGCTCGATCCGCGCCGCTGGCGGCCGGCCCGGCGACATGGTGCACGTGTCCTACGGCTACGGCCTCTTCACCGGTGGCCTGGGCGCGCACTACGGCGCCGAGAAGCTCGGTTGTACTGTGGTGCCGATGTCCGGCGGCCAGACCGAGAAGCAGATCCAGGTGATCCAGGACTTCAAGCCGGACATCATCATGGTGACGCCTTCCTACATGCTGACCGTGCTAGACGAGATGGAGCGCATGGGCATCGACCCGCACTCCACGTCGCTCAAGATCGGCATCTTCGGCGCCGAGCCCTGGACCCAGGGCATGCGCGAGGCGGTGGAAGCGCGCGCAGGGATCGATGCGGTAGACATCTATGGCCTTTCCGAAGTGATGGGCCCGGGCGTCGCCAGCGAGTGCGTCGAGACCAAGGACGGGCCGGTGATCTGGGAGGACCACTTCTATCCCGAGATCATCGATCCGCGCACCGGCGAAGTGCTGCCGGACGGCTCCGAAGGCGAGCTGGTGTTCACCTCGCTGACGAAGGAAGCGATGCCGGTGATCCGTTACCGCACGCGCGACCTCACGCGCCTCTTGCCGCCGACCGCGCGCAGCATGCGCCGCATGGCGAAGATCACCGGCCGTTCGGACGACATGCTGATCATCCGCGGCGTGAATCTCTTCCCGACGCAAATCGAGGAGCTGATCTGCCACATGCCCAAGCTCGCGCCGCAGTACCTGCTGGAGGTCGACAAGGACGGGCACATGGACACGTTGACGGTGAAGGTCGAGGTGAACCCGGAAGCCAACGTCGGCCGCCATCCCGAGCAGAAGGAGGCGCTCGCGAAGGAGCTCGCGCACCGGATCAAGACGCATATCGGCGTGTCGTCGAAGGTCATCGTCGGCGAGCCGTTCTCGATCGAGCGCGTCACCGTCGGAAAAGCCAAGCGCGTCATCGACCGCCGGCCCAAATAA
- the paaA gene encoding 1,2-phenylacetyl-CoA epoxidase subunit PaaA yields MYTQALDIPQQTTEAKGPRVVENPDYQAEFDAKIDAGGYIEPKDWMPEAYRKTLVRQISQHAHSEIVGMLPEGNWITRAPTLKRKAILLAKVQDEGGHGLYLYAAAETLGVSRDELLEALHTGKAKYSSIFNYPTLTWADIGVIGWLVDGAAIMNQIPLCKCSYGPYARAMVRICKEESFHQRQGYDLLLTMMKGTEAQREMVQDAVNRWWWPSIMMFGPHDKDSVHSGQSSRWGIKRISNDDLRQKFVDATVEQAKVLGVTLPDPDLKWNESRGHFDYGAIDWDEFWNVVNGHGQGNVDRLAARVEAWEDGAWVREAALEHERKRAAREHQAA; encoded by the coding sequence ATGTACACACAAGCTCTGGACATTCCCCAGCAGACCACCGAAGCGAAAGGTCCGCGCGTCGTCGAGAACCCCGACTACCAGGCCGAGTTCGACGCGAAGATCGACGCCGGCGGCTACATCGAGCCGAAGGACTGGATGCCCGAGGCCTACCGCAAGACGCTCGTGCGCCAGATCAGCCAGCACGCGCATTCCGAGATCGTCGGCATGCTGCCCGAAGGCAACTGGATCACGCGTGCGCCGACGCTGAAGCGCAAGGCGATCCTGCTCGCGAAGGTGCAGGACGAGGGCGGCCATGGCCTCTATCTCTACGCCGCGGCCGAGACGCTGGGCGTGTCGCGTGACGAGTTGCTCGAAGCGCTGCACACCGGCAAGGCGAAATACAGCTCGATCTTCAACTACCCGACGCTGACCTGGGCCGACATCGGCGTGATCGGCTGGCTCGTCGACGGCGCCGCGATCATGAACCAGATCCCGCTGTGCAAGTGCAGTTACGGCCCCTACGCCCGCGCGATGGTGCGCATCTGCAAGGAGGAATCCTTCCACCAGCGCCAGGGCTACGACCTGCTGCTGACGATGATGAAGGGCACCGAAGCACAGCGCGAGATGGTGCAGGACGCGGTCAATCGCTGGTGGTGGCCGTCGATCATGATGTTCGGCCCGCACGACAAGGATTCCGTGCATTCGGGGCAGAGCTCGCGCTGGGGCATCAAGCGCATCTCGAACGACGACCTGCGCCAGAAGTTCGTCGACGCGACCGTCGAGCAGGCGAAGGTGCTCGGCGTGACGCTGCCCGACCCGGACCTGAAGTGGAACGAGTCGCGCGGCCATTTTGATTACGGCGCGATCGACTGGGACGAGTTCTGGAACGTCGTCAATGGTCACGGCCAGGGCAACGTCGACCGCCTCGCCGCGCGTGTGGAAGCGTGGGAAGACGGCGCCTGGGTGCGCGAGGCCGCGCTCGAGCACGAGCGCAAGCGTGCCGCACGCGAGCATCAGGCCGCCTGA
- the paaB gene encoding 1,2-phenylacetyl-CoA epoxidase subunit PaaB: MERKEWPLWEVFVRSKNGLDHKHCGSVHAPDAKLALQVARDVYTRRQEGVSIWVVQADHIVASDPDAKPELFDPAEDKIYRHPTFYQLPDEVNHM; encoded by the coding sequence ATGGAACGCAAGGAATGGCCGCTGTGGGAAGTCTTCGTACGCAGCAAGAACGGCCTTGATCACAAGCACTGCGGCAGCGTGCACGCGCCCGACGCGAAGCTCGCGCTGCAGGTCGCGCGCGACGTCTACACCCGTCGCCAGGAAGGCGTGAGCATCTGGGTCGTGCAGGCCGACCACATCGTCGCCTCCGACCCGGACGCGAAGCCCGAGCTGTTCGATCCGGCCGAGGACAAGATCTACCGTCACCCGACCTTCTACCAGCTGCCCGACGAAGTGAACCACATGTGA
- the paaD gene encoding 1,2-phenylacetyl-CoA epoxidase subunit PaaD: MITETQAWEVLHAVPDPEIPVISVTELGIVREVLAREGGLHVVVTPTYSGCPATEVISQSIHDALVAAGAGEVSVETRLAPAWTTDWITEPAKEKLRAYGIAPPGGDAPVGGAQPIRFVPRKLACPRCGSTDTVRLSQFGSTACKALYRCQSCLEPFEYFKPI, translated from the coding sequence ATGATCACCGAAACCCAGGCCTGGGAGGTCCTCCACGCCGTGCCCGATCCCGAGATCCCGGTGATCTCGGTGACCGAGCTCGGCATCGTGCGCGAAGTCCTTGCGCGCGAGGGCGGCCTGCACGTCGTCGTCACGCCGACGTATTCCGGCTGCCCTGCGACTGAGGTCATCTCGCAGAGCATCCACGACGCGCTGGTCGCCGCCGGTGCGGGCGAGGTTTCCGTCGAGACGCGCCTCGCGCCCGCCTGGACCACCGACTGGATCACCGAGCCGGCGAAGGAAAAGCTCCGCGCCTACGGCATCGCGCCTCCGGGCGGCGATGCTCCTGTGGGCGGTGCTCAGCCGATCCGCTTCGTGCCCCGAAAACTCGCCTGCCCGCGCTGCGGTTCGACCGACACGGTGCGCCTGTCGCAATTCGGTTCGACCGCCTGCAAGGCGCTGTACCGCTGCCAGAGCTGTCTCGAGCCGTTCGAGTACTTCAAGCCCATTTAA